A window of Ptychodera flava strain L36383 chromosome 1, AS_Pfla_20210202, whole genome shotgun sequence contains these coding sequences:
- the LOC139138661 gene encoding uncharacterized protein isoform X1 — protein sequence MNFSTDTGIKYAELRKKQWDICWQWLSSGLDWGPDDVVLDIGCGTGAYTKLLADRGNIKAITGYDKSKEFIDVARQVNFEEDKTAYEVADATDASSLKPEWKSAFTKAMSIGVFQFIDDKKAFFKNVCWCLEPGGYYLMNFHHGNAFGTLEIMGQYMSDHPKWKPLTKDYSYDVYAALLFRGTRNQLEQLAVECGFSEARILERDSYLYGSYSEEDVKNSIEVLFGQIQHIPADRKKEFIEDAYQKFVELNERDEEGRLCFKCPIWLLTAKK from the exons ATGAACTTCTCAACCGATACTGGAATCAAATATGCGGAGCTACGCAAGAAACAGTGGGACATTTGTTGGCAGTGGCTGTCGTCAGGTTTGGACTGGGGTCCTGATGACGTGGTCCTGGACATAGGTTGTGGAACGGGGGCGTATACTAAGCTTCTTGCGGACAGGGGAAATATTAAAGCGATTACAG GCTATGACAAAAGTAAAGAGTTTATCGACGTGGCAAGGCAGGTAAACTTTGAAGAGGACAAAACTGCTTATGAAGTAGCTGACGCAACCGATGCGTCATCTCTGAAACCAGAATGGAAGAGTGCCTTCACTAAAGCCATGTCGATCGGAGTGTTCCAGTTCATAGACGACAAGAAAGCTTTCTTCAAAAACGTCTGTTGGTGCCTGGAACCTGGTGGATACTATCTGATGAATTTCCATCATGGGAACGCGTTCGGAACTCTTGAAATCATGGGGCAGTACATGTCGGATCACCCAAAGTGGAAACCATTGACTAAG GATTATTCTTACGACGTGTACGCCGCATTGTTGTTTCGAGGAACCAGAAATCAACTAGAACAGCTTGCTGTTGAGTGTGGATTTTCTGAAGCTCGTATCTTGGAGAGGGACAGTTATTTGTATGGAAGCTACAGTGAAGAGGATGTCAAGA ACTCGATCGAGGTCCTGTTTGGACAAATCCAACACATACCAGCCGACAGAAAGAAGGAATTTATCGAGGACGCATATCAGAAGTTCGTTGAACTCAACGAAAGAGACGAGGAGGGTAGACTATGTTTCAAATGTCCGATCTGGCTTCTTACTGCcaaaaaatga
- the LOC139138661 gene encoding uncharacterized protein isoform X2, which translates to MNFSTDTAIKYVELYKGQLDTFWSWLSTGLDWRPDDVVLDIGCGTGTYSKLLVDRGNIQSITGYDKSKEFIDVARQVNFEEDKTAYEVADATDASSLKPEWKSAFTKAMSIGVFQFIDDKKAFFKNVCWCLEPGGYYLMNFHHGNAFGTLEIMGQYMSDHPKWKPLTKDYSYDVYAALLFRGTRNQLEQLAVECGFSEARILERDSYLYGSYSEEDVKNSIEVLFGQIQHIPADRKKEFIEDAYQKFVELNERDEEGRLCFKCPIWLLTAKK; encoded by the exons ATGAACTTCTCCACCGATACTGCGATCAAATATGTGGAGCTTTATAAAGGTCAGTTGGATACCTTTTGGTCGTGGCTGTCGACAGGTTTGGACTGGCGCCCTGATGATGTGGTCCTGGACATAGGCTGTGGAACTGGAACTTACAGTAAGCTTCTTGTAGACAGGGGAAATATTCAATCGATTACAG GCTATGACAAAAGTAAAGAGTTTATCGACGTGGCAAGGCAGGTAAACTTTGAAGAGGACAAAACTGCTTATGAAGTAGCTGACGCAACCGATGCGTCATCTCTGAAACCAGAATGGAAGAGTGCCTTCACTAAAGCCATGTCGATCGGAGTGTTCCAGTTCATAGACGACAAGAAAGCTTTCTTCAAAAACGTCTGTTGGTGCCTGGAACCTGGTGGATACTATCTGATGAATTTCCATCATGGGAACGCGTTCGGAACTCTTGAAATCATGGGGCAGTACATGTCGGATCACCCAAAGTGGAAACCATTGACTAAG GATTATTCTTACGACGTGTACGCCGCATTGTTGTTTCGAGGAACCAGAAATCAACTAGAACAGCTTGCTGTTGAGTGTGGATTTTCTGAAGCTCGTATCTTGGAGAGGGACAGTTATTTGTATGGAAGCTACAGTGAAGAGGATGTCAAGA ACTCGATCGAGGTCCTGTTTGGACAAATCCAACACATACCAGCCGACAGAAAGAAGGAATTTATCGAGGACGCATATCAGAAGTTCGTTGAACTCAACGAAAGAGACGAGGAGGGTAGACTATGTTTCAAATGTCCGATCTGGCTTCTTACTGCcaaaaaatga